A section of the Pseudomonas tritici genome encodes:
- a CDS encoding alpha/beta fold hydrolase, with product MNATRQHRIQVNGIELSVQVTGADEGPPIWLLHGFPECWHSWREQIRALAAAGYRVFAPEMRGYGQTSSPAAIADYDLLTLCGDIQQAMDHFGHAQVVMVGHDWGAVVAWHLALLEPQRVTRLVTMSVPFAGRARRPVIEIMRELYADRFNYILYFQEPGVAEQELNADIERTLRLFMQDQDVFLQKKPPSARLLEGVPAPGALPQWCSQADLDVYVKTFADHGFRGPLNWYRNFERNWQRTECLAGQQVLQPTLFLIGDRDPVGIFEAHTLKRMPDSVPHLEQHVLPNCGHWIQNEQSQQVNTLILAFLQKP from the coding sequence ATGAACGCTACCCGGCAGCACAGGATCCAGGTCAACGGCATTGAATTAAGTGTGCAGGTCACGGGAGCCGACGAAGGTCCGCCGATCTGGCTGCTCCACGGTTTTCCGGAATGCTGGCACTCCTGGCGCGAGCAGATTCGCGCATTGGCGGCTGCGGGTTACCGAGTGTTCGCCCCGGAAATGCGCGGCTACGGCCAAACCAGTTCGCCCGCCGCGATCGCCGATTATGATCTGCTGACCCTGTGCGGGGATATCCAGCAGGCCATGGACCATTTTGGCCATGCGCAGGTGGTGATGGTCGGCCATGACTGGGGGGCAGTGGTGGCCTGGCACCTGGCGTTGCTCGAACCCCAGCGTGTCACGCGCTTGGTCACGATGTCCGTGCCTTTCGCCGGACGCGCGCGGCGGCCGGTGATCGAAATCATGCGTGAGCTGTACGCCGACCGCTTCAACTACATCCTGTATTTCCAGGAGCCGGGCGTTGCCGAGCAGGAGCTGAACGCTGACATCGAGCGCACGTTGCGCCTGTTCATGCAGGATCAGGATGTGTTTTTGCAAAAGAAACCGCCGAGCGCCCGGTTACTTGAGGGCGTTCCCGCGCCCGGCGCATTGCCGCAATGGTGTTCCCAGGCAGATCTGGACGTCTACGTAAAAACCTTCGCCGACCACGGTTTTCGTGGCCCGCTGAACTGGTACCGCAACTTTGAACGCAACTGGCAACGCACCGAATGCCTGGCTGGCCAGCAGGTGTTGCAACCCACGCTATTCCTGATCGGTGACCGAGACCCGGTCGGGATATTCGAGGCCCACACGCTCAAGCGCATGCCCGATTCAGTGCCTCACCTTGAACAACACGTGCTGCCCAACTGCGGCCACTGGATCCAGAACGAACAAAGCCAGCAGGTCAACACGCTAATCCTCGCGTTCCTACAAAAACCGTAA
- a CDS encoding oxidoreductase has protein sequence MTSKQTPINSGFDGATTATQALAGKDLHGMTAIVTGGYSGIGLEAVRVLAGAGAQVIVPARDALKAERNLRGIRGVELASLDLFDAASIDRFAQDFLASGRALHLLINSAGIMATPLQRNANGLEAQFATNHLGHFQLTARLWPALCKTSGARVVTVSSLGHRLSPLHFEDPQFERRAYDKWLAYGQSKTANALFAVALDQRGRACDVRAFSVHPGEILTDLLRYLDKDDLAFVGALDEHGNIRPASHYKNPEQGAATMVWCGVSPQLEGLGGLYCEDCDVAAPAHDERGRNGVYPWAVDLEHAERLWALSERLCGVTL, from the coding sequence ATGACCAGCAAGCAAACCCCTATCAACAGCGGATTCGACGGTGCGACGACAGCCACACAAGCTTTGGCGGGTAAAGATTTACACGGTATGACCGCTATCGTTACCGGCGGCTATTCCGGCATTGGCCTGGAGGCCGTGCGGGTATTGGCGGGCGCAGGCGCGCAAGTGATCGTTCCTGCACGCGATGCGCTTAAAGCCGAGCGCAACCTACGCGGGATCCGCGGCGTTGAACTGGCCAGCCTGGATTTGTTCGACGCGGCCTCTATTGACCGCTTCGCCCAGGACTTCCTGGCGTCCGGGAGGGCGTTGCATCTTTTGATCAACAGCGCGGGGATCATGGCTACCCCACTGCAAAGGAACGCCAACGGCCTGGAAGCGCAGTTCGCCACCAACCACCTGGGTCACTTTCAGCTGACCGCCCGCCTGTGGCCGGCCTTGTGTAAAACAAGCGGTGCGCGCGTGGTGACGGTGTCGTCCCTCGGGCATCGTTTGAGCCCCCTGCACTTCGAAGATCCCCAATTTGAACGCCGTGCCTATGACAAGTGGCTGGCCTACGGTCAGTCAAAAACCGCCAACGCGCTGTTCGCCGTGGCGCTGGACCAGCGTGGCCGGGCATGCGATGTGCGCGCGTTTTCGGTACACCCCGGTGAAATCCTCACTGACCTGCTCCGTTACCTGGACAAAGACGACCTGGCGTTCGTCGGCGCGCTGGATGAACACGGGAATATTCGCCCGGCCAGTCATTACAAGAACCCTGAACAAGGCGCCGCGACGATGGTGTGGTGTGGCGTCAGTCCCCAACTTGAGGGGCTGGGCGGCCTGTACTGCGAAGATTGCGATGTGGCCGCCCCCGCTCACGATGAACGCGGGCGCAACGGCGTCTATCCGTGGGCCGTCGACCTGGAGCACGCCGAGCGGTTGTGGGCCTTGAGCGAACGACTGTGTGGCGTCACGCTCTGA
- a CDS encoding VRR-NUC domain-containing protein, translating to MANPLEDPLYYLHNFRQVLHWLGQRYADLLDADEQHFIQQFDRLPQASQALLVRMVMRKGVHFRAGKLNYLEIGCPHAAAGPLLALGWVDDQCLLGFEELFALLQKGELLATFKPWIDQPKARKTDWMEGLAAQFADSRSFATWCPALADTLYSLTVMDLCDRLRLMFFGNLHQDWSEFVLADLGIYTYEKVEFCAESRGLRSRDDVHGFLFLHQCQQAFETGQALQEVLVRIATLNTDNPWLEKRRAKLLFQVGQYCERNAELGLAEQIYRACAYPGARARLIRVLERQEHYTQAIALAYAAQHMPESAAEQQHVLRVLPRLRRKLGEPALPKTKPRPVTRLDLALTLPEPLMSVEYCVQAHLSEPDGPVHYVENGLINSLFGLLCWDVIFAPLPGSFFHPFQRGPADLHSEDFHQRRAPLFAGCFEQLQDERYKTTIRQRYSEKWGIQSPFVFWNLLSEELLEQALACLPAEHLHYWFERLLLDIRANRTGMPDLIQFWPEQKTYRMIEVKGPGDRLQDNQLRWLEFCGEYQMPVTVCYVRWAESA from the coding sequence ATGGCCAATCCCCTCGAAGACCCGCTCTATTACCTGCATAACTTCCGCCAGGTCCTGCATTGGCTGGGGCAACGCTATGCAGATCTGCTCGATGCGGACGAACAGCATTTCATTCAGCAATTTGACAGGTTGCCGCAGGCCTCCCAAGCGTTGTTGGTTCGCATGGTGATGCGCAAGGGTGTGCATTTTCGTGCGGGCAAGCTCAATTACCTCGAGATCGGCTGTCCGCACGCCGCTGCCGGGCCGTTGTTGGCACTGGGTTGGGTAGATGATCAATGCCTGCTGGGTTTTGAAGAGCTGTTCGCCTTGTTGCAGAAAGGCGAACTTCTCGCGACGTTCAAGCCTTGGATCGACCAACCCAAAGCGAGGAAAACCGACTGGATGGAGGGGTTGGCGGCGCAGTTTGCCGACAGCCGCAGTTTCGCCACCTGGTGCCCCGCCCTGGCTGACACGCTGTACAGCCTCACCGTGATGGATTTGTGCGACCGCCTGCGCCTGATGTTCTTTGGCAACCTGCATCAGGACTGGTCAGAATTCGTGCTGGCCGACCTTGGCATCTATACCTATGAAAAAGTCGAATTCTGTGCCGAGTCCCGGGGGTTGCGCAGCCGTGACGACGTGCACGGATTTTTGTTCTTGCACCAGTGCCAGCAAGCTTTTGAAACGGGCCAGGCGTTGCAAGAGGTACTCGTGCGCATCGCCACCCTGAACACCGACAACCCCTGGCTGGAAAAACGCCGGGCCAAGCTGTTGTTCCAAGTGGGCCAGTACTGTGAACGCAATGCGGAACTGGGTTTGGCGGAGCAGATTTATCGCGCGTGCGCCTACCCAGGTGCCCGCGCGCGACTGATCCGCGTGCTGGAGCGCCAGGAGCATTACACCCAGGCCATTGCCCTGGCTTACGCCGCTCAACACATGCCGGAAAGCGCCGCCGAGCAGCAACACGTGTTGCGTGTGTTGCCACGCCTGCGCCGCAAATTGGGCGAACCGGCTTTGCCCAAAACCAAGCCCCGACCGGTCACGCGACTGGATCTGGCCCTGACGCTGCCCGAGCCGTTGATGTCGGTGGAGTACTGCGTGCAGGCTCACCTCAGCGAGCCCGATGGGCCGGTGCATTACGTTGAAAACGGACTGATCAACTCGCTGTTCGGCCTGCTGTGCTGGGACGTGATCTTTGCGCCGCTGCCAGGTTCGTTTTTCCACCCATTCCAGCGCGGCCCCGCAGATTTGCACAGTGAGGACTTCCACCAGCGCCGCGCGCCGCTGTTCGCCGGTTGTTTCGAGCAGTTGCAGGACGAGCGCTATAAAACCACCATCCGCCAGCGCTATAGCGAAAAGTGGGGAATCCAGTCGCCCTTTGTGTTCTGGAACCTGCTTAGCGAAGAGCTGCTGGAACAGGCTTTGGCGTGCCTGCCCGCCGAGCACCTGCATTACTGGTTTGAACGGCTGCTGCTGGACATCCGCGCCAACCGCACTGGCATGCCCGACCTGATCCAGTTCTGGCCCGAGCAAAAGACCTACCGCATGATCGAGGTCAAGGGCCCTGGCGATCGCCTGCAAGACAACCAGTTGCGCTGGCTGGAGTTCTGCGGTGAATACCAGATGCCGGTGACGGTCTGCTATGTGCGCTGGGCAGAGTCCGCTTGA
- a CDS encoding circularly permuted type 2 ATP-grasp protein, with protein sequence MARSFFDEMNDANGACRAHYQDFSRWLANTPPELLAQRRREADLLFHRAGITFTLYGDEQDTERLIPFDIIPRSIPASEWSVIERGCIQRVNALNMFLADIYHDQRIIKAGIIPAEQVLGNEGYQKAMVGLDLHRDIYSHISGVDLVRDGDGTYYVLEDNLRTPSGVSYMLEDRKMMMRLFPEVFAKQRIAPVDHYPNLLLKTLKSASRLDNPNVVVLTPGRFNSAFFEHAFLAREMGVELVEGADLFVQDLKVFMRTTDGPKPVDVIYRRIDDAFLDPKAFNPDSMLGVPGLVAAYCAGNVVLANAIGTGVADDKSIYPYVPEMIRFYLDEEPVLQNVPTFQCRKPDELSHVLANLPQLVVKETQGSGGYGMLVGPASSAAEIEDFRQRIKARPHAYIAQPTLSLSTCPTFVENGIAPRHIDLRPFVLSGKETRLVPGGLTRVALKEGSLIVNSSQGGGTKDTWVVED encoded by the coding sequence ATGGCTCGATCTTTCTTCGATGAAATGAATGACGCAAACGGCGCGTGCCGTGCGCATTATCAAGACTTCTCCCGCTGGCTGGCGAATACGCCGCCGGAGCTGCTGGCCCAGCGTCGCCGTGAAGCCGACTTGCTGTTCCACCGCGCCGGGATTACGTTCACGCTGTATGGTGACGAGCAAGACACCGAGCGCTTGATCCCCTTCGACATCATCCCCCGCAGCATCCCCGCCAGCGAATGGAGCGTGATCGAACGCGGTTGTATCCAGCGCGTCAACGCGTTGAACATGTTCCTTGCCGACATCTACCACGACCAGCGCATTATCAAGGCCGGGATCATTCCAGCGGAACAGGTGCTGGGCAACGAGGGTTATCAGAAGGCCATGGTCGGCCTGGACCTGCACCGCGACATCTACTCGCATATTTCCGGTGTCGACCTGGTGCGCGATGGCGACGGCACCTACTACGTGCTCGAAGACAACCTGCGCACCCCCAGCGGCGTGAGCTACATGCTCGAAGACCGCAAAATGATGATGCGCCTGTTCCCCGAGGTCTTCGCCAAGCAGCGCATCGCGCCGGTGGACCATTACCCCAACCTGCTCCTTAAGACCCTGAAAAGCGCCAGCCGCCTGGATAACCCCAACGTGGTGGTGCTGACGCCTGGGCGCTTTAACAGTGCGTTCTTCGAGCATGCGTTCCTGGCCCGGGAAATGGGCGTGGAACTGGTGGAAGGCGCCGACTTGTTCGTACAGGACCTCAAGGTGTTCATGCGCACCACCGACGGCCCCAAGCCGGTGGACGTGATTTACCGGCGTATCGACGACGCCTTTCTCGACCCCAAGGCCTTCAACCCCGACTCGATGCTTGGCGTGCCCGGCCTGGTGGCCGCTTATTGCGCCGGCAACGTGGTGCTGGCCAATGCCATCGGCACCGGCGTGGCTGATGACAAGTCGATCTACCCCTATGTGCCGGAGATGATCCGCTTCTACCTGGATGAAGAACCGGTGCTGCAAAACGTGCCGACCTTCCAGTGCCGCAAACCCGATGAGCTGTCCCACGTCCTGGCCAACCTGCCGCAACTGGTGGTCAAGGAAACCCAGGGCTCCGGCGGCTACGGCATGCTGGTCGGCCCGGCCTCCAGCGCCGCCGAGATCGAGGACTTCCGCCAACGCATCAAGGCCCGACCCCACGCGTATATCGCCCAACCCACACTGAGCCTGTCCACCTGCCCCACCTTTGTCGAGAACGGCATTGCTCCGCGGCATATCGACCTGCGGCCCTTTGTGCTGTCGGGCAAGGAAACCCGCCTGGTACCTGGTGGCCTTACCCGTGTTGCGCTGAAGGAAGGCTCACTGATCGTCAACTCGTCGCAAGGCGGCGGAACCAAGGACACCTGGGTGGTGGAGGACTGA
- a CDS encoding ATP-dependent DNA helicase yields MSYSVAVRALCEFTAKVGDLDLRFTPSPSAQEGIVGHRTVASRRSKHYQNEVALEGDYQQLKVRGRADGYDPDANRLEEVKTYRGDLHAQPANHRQLHWAQVKIYGWLMCQKLGLSDIDLALVYFDIVGEGETVLNQRFQATELEAFFNQQCALFLGWAQQEMQHREARNDAAHTLVFPHAGFRPGQRSLAESVYKAVITGRCLMAQAPTGIGKTIGTIFPLLKALAPQQLDKLFFLTAKTPGRKLALDAAQVLHASSPGLPLRVLELVARDKACEHLDKACHGDSCPLAQGFYDRLPAARIAASKVRLLDQRNLRDVALAHDVCPYYLSQEMARWADLVVADYNYYFDFGAMLFGLAQLNQWRAAVLVDEAHNLVERARSMYSASLDQYSLKTLRDTAPEALKKPLQRVNREWNALHKGQLAPYQAYAARPEKLLQALTLCASAMGDYFNAHPESLSGDLQAFYFEVLQFAKVAELFNEHFIFDISKRQFSGKRSSSTLCLRNVVPAEFIRPRLTAARSSVLFSATLSPRHYYADLLGLPADTAWIDVESPFKAEQLQVRIVDAISTRFVHRNASLEPIVELIAHQYTQQPGNYLAFFSSFDYLQQVAQLLGERHPRIVLWQQSRGMTEAERQAFLDQFTEHSQGIGFAVLGGAFGEGIDLPGARLIGAFIATLGLPQLNPVNEQMKLRMGAIFGAGYDYTYLYPGIQKVVQAAGRVIRSQQDRGVVMLIDDRFGEARVRQLLPRWWAPTIRA; encoded by the coding sequence TTGAGTTACAGCGTTGCCGTGCGTGCACTGTGCGAGTTCACGGCCAAGGTCGGTGACCTGGACCTGCGCTTTACGCCTTCCCCCAGCGCCCAGGAAGGCATTGTCGGCCACCGCACCGTCGCTTCACGGCGCAGCAAGCACTACCAGAATGAGGTCGCGCTTGAAGGCGACTACCAGCAGCTCAAGGTGCGGGGCAGGGCGGACGGCTATGACCCGGACGCCAACCGTCTGGAAGAAGTCAAAACCTATCGCGGCGACCTCCACGCCCAGCCCGCCAACCATCGCCAACTACATTGGGCCCAGGTCAAAATCTACGGTTGGCTGATGTGCCAGAAACTCGGCCTTTCGGACATCGACCTGGCACTGGTGTACTTCGATATCGTCGGCGAAGGCGAGACAGTGCTGAACCAACGCTTTCAAGCGACTGAGCTGGAGGCGTTCTTCAATCAGCAATGCGCGCTGTTCCTCGGTTGGGCCCAGCAGGAAATGCAGCATCGCGAAGCGCGCAACGACGCCGCGCACACCCTGGTTTTTCCCCATGCCGGGTTTCGTCCTGGCCAGCGTTCGCTGGCCGAGTCGGTGTACAAGGCCGTCATCACCGGGCGTTGCCTGATGGCCCAGGCGCCGACGGGTATCGGTAAGACCATCGGCACGATTTTCCCTTTGCTCAAGGCCCTGGCGCCCCAGCAACTGGACAAGCTGTTCTTCCTCACCGCCAAGACCCCCGGCCGCAAGCTCGCCCTGGATGCGGCCCAAGTGCTACACGCCAGCAGCCCCGGCCTGCCATTGCGCGTGCTGGAGCTGGTGGCACGGGACAAAGCCTGTGAACACTTGGACAAAGCCTGCCACGGCGATTCCTGCCCCCTGGCCCAAGGCTTCTATGACCGCTTGCCCGCCGCGCGCATTGCCGCGTCCAAGGTGCGCCTGCTCGATCAGCGAAACCTGCGCGACGTCGCCCTGGCCCATGACGTTTGCCCTTACTACCTGAGCCAGGAAATGGCGCGCTGGGCCGACCTGGTGGTCGCCGACTACAACTACTACTTCGACTTTGGCGCCATGCTGTTTGGCCTCGCACAGCTCAATCAGTGGCGCGCCGCCGTGTTGGTGGACGAGGCGCACAACCTGGTCGAACGTGCCCGTTCGATGTACAGCGCCAGCCTTGACCAGTACAGCCTCAAGACCCTGCGGGACACCGCGCCCGAAGCCTTGAAGAAACCGTTGCAGCGCGTTAACCGTGAGTGGAACGCGCTGCACAAGGGCCAGCTCGCGCCCTACCAGGCCTACGCCGCCCGACCCGAAAAACTGTTGCAGGCCCTGACCCTGTGCGCCAGCGCCATGGGCGACTATTTCAACGCGCACCCCGAGTCACTCAGTGGCGACCTGCAAGCGTTTTATTTCGAGGTGCTACAATTTGCCAAGGTTGCCGAGCTGTTCAACGAGCACTTTATTTTCGATATCAGCAAGCGCCAGTTCAGTGGCAAACGCAGCAGCTCTACCTTGTGCCTGCGCAACGTGGTGCCCGCCGAGTTCATCCGCCCGCGATTGACCGCGGCCCGCAGCAGTGTGCTGTTTTCCGCCACCCTCAGCCCCCGTCATTACTACGCCGACTTGCTGGGCCTGCCGGCGGATACTGCGTGGATCGACGTGGAGTCACCGTTCAAGGCCGAGCAACTGCAGGTGCGCATCGTCGATGCAATCTCCACACGCTTCGTGCATCGCAACGCTTCGTTGGAACCCATCGTTGAGCTGATCGCCCACCAGTACACCCAACAGCCTGGCAACTACCTGGCGTTTTTCTCAAGCTTTGATTACCTGCAGCAGGTGGCGCAGTTGCTCGGCGAACGACATCCGCGGATCGTGCTCTGGCAGCAGTCACGCGGCATGACGGAGGCCGAGCGCCAGGCCTTTCTTGACCAGTTCACCGAGCACAGCCAGGGCATCGGTTTTGCCGTACTGGGTGGCGCATTCGGCGAGGGCATTGATTTGCCCGGCGCTCGCTTGATCGGTGCCTTTATTGCCACCCTCGGGCTGCCCCAGCTGAACCCGGTCAACGAACAGATGAAACTGCGCATGGGCGCGATCTTCGGCGCAGGTTACGACTACACCTACCTGTACCCCGGCATTCAGAAAGTGGTTCAGGCGGCGGGCAGGGTGATCCGTAGCCAGCAGGACCGGGGCGTGGTGATGTTGATCGATGACCGGTTCGGCGAGGCGCGGGTGCGCCAGTTGTTGCCGCGTTGGTGGGCACCGACGATCAGAGCGTGA
- a CDS encoding AraC family transcriptional regulator: MDTLSDVVALLRSHRSYFAGLKAGGDWALDFPPPGGIKFNAVVEGECWLEVEGMIVPVRLYEGDCFLLTQNRPWKLSSHLALEGVDARQVYSKAVGGIASLGDTADLFLIGGLFYYGDEARLLLEGLPPVVRISARSDQASVLRWCLERLSLEYASPKLGAALMTEHLAQMMLVQILRLYQASLGASTTGWLAALTDPRLAPVLAQVHAEPARRWTLSEMAGTANQSRSTFAQHFKQRVGMAPQAYLTRWRMHLAVQALNTSSSSVSSIGQALGYQSDSAFSSAFKRLMNCSPREYRERKLHKDATDERYPAAQDPGQRH; the protein is encoded by the coding sequence ATGGATACCCTGTCTGATGTGGTGGCGTTGTTACGCAGTCACCGCTCGTATTTTGCGGGTTTGAAGGCGGGCGGCGACTGGGCGCTGGATTTTCCACCACCGGGTGGCATCAAGTTCAACGCGGTAGTAGAGGGCGAGTGTTGGCTGGAAGTAGAAGGGATGATCGTGCCCGTCCGGCTGTATGAAGGTGATTGCTTTCTATTGACGCAAAATCGACCGTGGAAATTATCCAGCCACCTGGCACTGGAGGGGGTCGATGCTCGGCAGGTCTACAGCAAGGCCGTGGGCGGTATCGCCAGCCTGGGTGATACGGCTGATCTGTTTCTGATTGGCGGACTGTTTTACTACGGTGATGAAGCCCGCCTCTTGCTGGAGGGATTGCCACCGGTGGTGCGTATCAGTGCTCGCTCCGACCAGGCCAGTGTGTTGCGTTGGTGCCTGGAGCGCCTGTCTCTTGAATACGCCAGCCCGAAGCTGGGTGCGGCGTTGATGACCGAGCATTTGGCGCAAATGATGCTGGTGCAAATCCTGCGCCTCTATCAAGCTTCCCTGGGCGCCAGTACCACCGGTTGGCTGGCGGCATTGACCGATCCGAGGTTGGCGCCGGTACTGGCGCAAGTGCACGCAGAACCGGCACGGCGTTGGACATTGAGCGAAATGGCAGGCACGGCCAATCAGTCTCGCTCGACCTTCGCCCAGCATTTCAAGCAACGTGTTGGCATGGCACCTCAGGCATATCTGACCCGCTGGCGTATGCATTTGGCGGTACAGGCGTTGAACACCTCCAGCAGCAGTGTGTCCAGCATCGGCCAAGCATTGGGTTATCAGTCGGACAGTGCATTCAGCAGTGCTTTCAAACGTTTGATGAATTGCTCACCGCGAGAGTACCGCGAGCGCAAACTACACAAGGACGCCACTGATGAACGCTACCCGGCAGCACAGGATCCAGGTCAACGGCATTGA
- a CDS encoding alpha-E domain-containing protein, whose amino-acid sequence MLSRTAADLYWMSRYLERAENLARMLEVSYSLSLMPQAGRSDGLDELAMSLLSSGTLDNYLERHTQLDAERMLHFFALDEENPASIYNCLRAARGNAHAVRGRITADMWENLNATWLEMRSIAAGGLARHGISHFCDWVKQRSHLFRGATSGTIMRNDAYRFIRLGTFVERADNTLRLLDARYEMFGEESEEVSDLSARGYYQWSALLRALSSFEAYTELYPNALNARSVSELLLLRSDVPRSLHACIEELSHILADLPGSYGRTAQRLAAEFEARLRYTGIDEILEDGLHSRLTEFIDTVRELAQAIHSSYLEVV is encoded by the coding sequence ATGTTGAGTAGAACCGCCGCAGATCTGTACTGGATGTCCCGTTACCTAGAGCGCGCCGAGAACCTGGCGCGCATGCTCGAGGTCAGTTACTCCCTGTCGTTGATGCCCCAGGCCGGGCGCAGTGATGGCCTGGATGAACTGGCCATGTCGCTGCTCAGCAGCGGCACCCTGGACAATTACCTTGAGCGGCATACGCAGCTGGATGCCGAGCGCATGTTGCACTTCTTTGCCCTCGACGAAGAGAACCCCGCCAGCATCTATAACTGCCTGCGCGCGGCCCGCGGCAATGCCCATGCGGTGCGCGGGCGTATCACCGCCGACATGTGGGAAAACCTCAACGCCACCTGGCTGGAGATGCGCAGCATCGCCGCCGGCGGCCTGGCGCGGCATGGCATCAGCCACTTTTGTGATTGGGTAAAGCAGCGTTCACACCTGTTCCGGGGGGCTACCTCCGGGACGATCATGCGCAATGACGCCTATCGGTTTATCCGCCTGGGCACCTTCGTGGAGCGTGCGGACAACACCTTGCGCCTGCTGGATGCGCGCTATGAGATGTTTGGCGAGGAGTCGGAAGAAGTCAGTGACTTGTCGGCACGCGGTTATTACCAATGGAGCGCCCTGCTCCGCGCGTTGTCGTCGTTCGAGGCGTACACCGAGTTGTATCCGAATGCGTTGAATGCTCGCTCGGTCTCAGAGTTGCTGTTGTTGCGCAGTGATGTGCCGCGTTCGTTGCATGCGTGTATCGAGGAGTTGAGTCATATCCTGGCGGACTTGCCCGGCAGTTACGGGCGCACGGCGCAGCGGTTGGCGGCGGAGTTTGAGGCGCGGCTCAGGTATACGGGGATTGATGAGATTCTTGAGGATGGGTTGCATAGCCGGTTGACGGAATTCATTGACACGGTTCGGGAGTTGGCGCAGGCGATTCATAGTTCATATCTGGAAGTGGTTTAG